In a single window of the uncultured Erythrobacter sp. genome:
- a CDS encoding gamma carbonic anhydrase family protein, with protein MNRHPGANIIPIHGKVPKIHETAFIAPGSTIIGDVEIGAGSSIWYNCVVRADVFTIRIGERSNIQDGSILHCDPPRPGDEEGCPLVIGDDVLIGHMAMIHGCTIHDRGFVGLGAIAMNKSVIASDSMLGAGAMLTERKVMGERELWAGRPAKKFKELNDAAIAGMRIGTAHYAENAKHHLEAVEAAFRDS; from the coding sequence ATGAACCGACATCCCGGTGCCAATATCATCCCGATCCACGGCAAGGTGCCAAAGATCCACGAAACCGCCTTCATTGCGCCGGGGTCCACAATCATCGGCGATGTCGAGATCGGGGCGGGCAGCTCGATCTGGTACAATTGCGTTGTTCGCGCGGACGTATTCACCATCCGCATTGGCGAGCGCTCGAACATCCAGGACGGCTCGATCCTTCATTGCGACCCGCCGCGTCCGGGCGATGAGGAAGGGTGCCCGCTGGTGATCGGCGACGACGTGCTGATCGGGCATATGGCGATGATCCACGGCTGCACGATCCACGATCGCGGCTTTGTCGGGCTGGGCGCGATCGCAATGAACAAGTCGGTGATTGCGAGCGACTCAATGCTCGGTGCAGGCGCGATGCTGACCGAGCGTAAGGTGATGGGCGAGCGCGAGCTTTGGGCGGGCCGTCCGGCCAAGAAGTTCAAGGAACTGAACGACGCGGCCATTGCCGGTATGCGGATCGGAACTGCGCATTATGCAGAGAATGCGAAACACCACCTCGAAGCGGTCGAGGCGGCGTTTCGCGATTCCTGA
- a CDS encoding GNAT family N-acetyltransferase: MGDIVIETDRLVLRKTREGDAELQYRLLNTPAVMEHLGGVKELHEIEAKHAKTMGWFAREGFGFMMMIEKATGELVGHCGVKRVDHPLAPNQGDHEIGWLVREDRWRLGLAGEAMRAVIDWAFGPVGAPHLVALTNEENVGSWKLMEKLGMERRRDLDFGDPDEGSPLIQYSLTPEQWKQAK, translated from the coding sequence GTGGGTGACATCGTGATCGAAACCGATCGGCTGGTGCTACGCAAAACGCGTGAAGGCGATGCCGAACTGCAATACCGCCTGCTCAACACGCCCGCTGTGATGGAGCATCTGGGCGGGGTGAAGGAACTGCACGAGATCGAGGCGAAACACGCCAAGACGATGGGCTGGTTCGCTCGCGAAGGCTTTGGCTTCATGATGATGATCGAAAAAGCGACCGGCGAACTTGTCGGCCATTGCGGGGTGAAACGCGTCGATCATCCGCTCGCCCCCAATCAGGGCGATCACGAGATCGGCTGGTTGGTGCGCGAGGATCGCTGGCGGCTTGGGCTTGCAGGTGAGGCTATGCGCGCGGTGATCGACTGGGCTTTCGGGCCGGTGGGCGCGCCGCATCTGGTTGCGCTCACCAATGAAGAGAATGTGGGCAGCTGGAAGCTGATGGAAAAGCTCGGCATGGAACGTCGCCGCGACCTTGATTTCGGCGATCCCGATGAGGGTAGCCCGCTAATCCAGTACTCCCTGACGCCTGAACAATGGAAACAAGCCAAATGA
- a CDS encoding NAD(P)H-quinone oxidoreductase, whose protein sequence is MTRANGPVLPEVMQAIQFAAPGGPEVLEAGQVAVPDLRPQDVMIKVAYAGVNRPDCAQRAGLYPPPPGASPLLGLEVSGEVVALGADVPAEMLGQQVAALTPGGGYAEFCTAPWQHCLPMEGKLDLKTAAAIPETLFTVWHNVFERGMVRDGERLLVHGGTSGIGTMAIMLAKAFDVEVIVTCGDEAKCEAARKLGADLAINYREADFVEAVKEHTGGEGVNVVLDMVAGDYVPRNLQCLAEDGRHVTIAVLGGAKADLFMPLIMMRRLTLTGSTLRPRTDAFKAALADEIAANAWPLFAAGELAPVMDQTFTLADAAKAHARMEAGEHIGKIVLEVGGG, encoded by the coding sequence ATGACAAGGGCGAATGGGCCAGTTCTTCCAGAGGTGATGCAGGCGATCCAGTTTGCTGCGCCCGGCGGCCCCGAAGTGCTGGAGGCAGGCCAAGTCGCTGTGCCTGACCTGCGCCCCCAGGACGTGATGATCAAAGTCGCCTATGCTGGCGTGAACCGGCCTGACTGCGCCCAGCGTGCGGGACTTTATCCGCCGCCTCCCGGTGCTTCGCCGCTATTGGGGCTCGAAGTTTCAGGCGAGGTGGTGGCCCTTGGCGCGGATGTTCCGGCAGAGATGCTTGGCCAGCAGGTCGCGGCCCTCACCCCCGGTGGCGGCTATGCCGAGTTTTGCACCGCTCCGTGGCAGCACTGCCTGCCGATGGAGGGTAAGCTCGACCTCAAAACCGCCGCCGCGATCCCCGAAACGCTTTTCACTGTCTGGCACAATGTCTTCGAGCGCGGAATGGTGCGCGATGGCGAGCGTTTGCTGGTCCATGGCGGGACTTCGGGGATTGGCACGATGGCGATCATGCTGGCGAAGGCCTTCGATGTCGAAGTGATCGTGACCTGCGGCGATGAAGCCAAATGCGAAGCGGCGCGCAAACTGGGCGCCGATCTTGCGATCAATTACCGCGAGGCGGACTTTGTCGAGGCGGTCAAGGAGCACACTGGCGGCGAAGGCGTGAATGTGGTGCTCGACATGGTCGCGGGCGATTATGTTCCGCGCAACCTGCAATGCCTCGCCGAAGACGGACGGCATGTGACCATCGCCGTGCTGGGCGGGGCCAAGGCCGATCTGTTCATGCCGCTCATCATGATGCGCCGCCTGACACTGACCGGTTCAACCCTGCGCCCGCGCACGGACGCCTTCAAGGCCGCGCTCGCCGATGAGATCGCCGCCAATGCATGGCCGCTCTTTGCCGCAGGCGAGCTGGCGCCGGTAATGGATCAGACCTTCACGCTTGCCGATGCGGCGAAGGCCCATGCGCGCATGGAAGCAGGCGAGCATATCGGCAAGATTGTGCTGGAGGTTGGCGGTGGCTGA
- a CDS encoding DUF1993 domain-containing protein has translation MSIKDQTIPVWTQMLGVLDGLLAKAEADPRGDALLEETLAEDMHPLSVQVRFLVNMPGEAMARLTGLDFTSRDDNPATLAEARGWIAEAKSQLEEWASRDFIAANAAVELAIPNGMNFDLSASEYVRDWALPQYYFHTTAAYSILRKAGIALGKADFVPYMMRYLRQS, from the coding sequence ATGTCTATCAAAGATCAAACCATACCTGTCTGGACCCAGATGCTGGGCGTGCTCGATGGGTTGCTGGCAAAGGCCGAAGCCGATCCGCGCGGTGATGCACTGCTCGAAGAAACGCTTGCCGAGGACATGCATCCGCTGAGTGTGCAGGTGCGCTTTCTGGTCAACATGCCGGGCGAAGCCATGGCGCGGCTCACCGGCCTCGACTTCACTTCACGCGATGACAATCCCGCCACTTTGGCCGAGGCGCGCGGCTGGATTGCCGAAGCCAAATCGCAGCTCGAGGAGTGGGCCTCGCGCGATTTCATCGCTGCCAATGCTGCGGTCGAGTTGGCCATTCCGAACGGCATGAATTTCGATCTGAGCGCGAGCGAATATGTGCGCGACTGGGCTTTGCCGCAGTACTACTTCCACACCACCGCCGCCTATTCGATCCTGCGCAAGGCCGGGATCGCGCTGGGGAAGGCCGACTTCGTGCCCTACATGATGCGCTATCTACGCCAGAGCTGA
- a CDS encoding DUF1013 domain-containing protein, translating into MANKDQPKPLMPHATATWLVDHTGLSFEQIAEFCGLHILEVQAMADDLAGSKYTGRDPVHAGELTLGEIEKGQADENYSLVMHKAPVEVTRTKGPRYTPVSKRQDKPDGIAWILRSHPEVSDAQISKLIGTTRNTIGAIRERSHWNIQNIQPKDPVTLGLCSQRELDAVVAKAAKRAGITEEAVPEGVVVDGRSDKDKLIEELRAERDANVKAAAAAAQEAEAEAWLAAKREAEESGEAEAAPAPTFADPPAEEAAPEAEADADGEEKPEGE; encoded by the coding sequence ATGGCTAACAAGGATCAGCCAAAGCCGCTGATGCCGCACGCCACTGCTACCTGGCTGGTCGATCACACCGGCCTGTCTTTTGAGCAGATTGCCGAATTTTGCGGCCTTCACATTCTCGAAGTGCAAGCGATGGCGGATGATCTTGCTGGCAGCAAATATACCGGCCGCGATCCGGTCCATGCTGGCGAACTGACGCTCGGCGAAATCGAGAAGGGTCAGGCGGACGAGAATTACTCGCTGGTGATGCACAAGGCTCCGGTCGAGGTCACGCGCACCAAGGGTCCGCGCTACACGCCGGTATCCAAGCGTCAGGACAAGCCCGACGGGATCGCATGGATCCTGCGCAGCCATCCGGAAGTGTCGGATGCGCAGATTTCGAAACTGATCGGCACCACCCGCAACACGATCGGCGCGATTCGTGAACGCAGCCACTGGAACATCCAGAATATCCAGCCCAAGGATCCGGTGACTTTGGGCCTGTGTTCGCAGCGCGAACTTGATGCGGTGGTCGCCAAAGCGGCCAAGCGCGCTGGCATTACTGAAGAAGCCGTTCCCGAAGGCGTGGTCGTCGACGGGCGCAGCGACAAGGACAAGCTGATCGAAGAGCTGCGCGCCGAACGCGACGCCAACGTCAAAGCTGCTGCCGCAGCCGCGCAGGAAGCCGAAGCCGAAGCATGGCTTGCCGCCAAGCGCGAAGCCGAGGAATCGGGCGAAGCAGAGGCTGCCCCTGCGCCGACTTTTGCAGATCCGCCCGCTGAAGAAGCCGCTCCCGAAGCGGAAGCCGATGCAGACGGGGAAGAAAAGCCCGAGGGCGAGTAA
- a CDS encoding DUF1192 domain-containing protein, with protein MEEDDRPRAKGDAASKLAAEDLAPYSQDELGERIALLEAEIDRVKAHRDKVAAHRAAADALFSSPGS; from the coding sequence ATGGAAGAGGATGACCGCCCGAGAGCCAAAGGAGACGCTGCGAGCAAGCTCGCTGCCGAAGACCTCGCCCCCTATTCGCAGGATGAATTGGGAGAGCGGATTGCGCTTCTCGAAGCCGAGATTGACCGCGTGAAGGCGCACCGCGACAAGGTAGCCGCACACAGGGCTGCTGCTGACGCTTTGTTCAGCAGTCCGGGATCATGA
- a CDS encoding glutathione S-transferase family protein translates to MAETYTLHEYSRSGNCYKIKLTAALLGVPLECREYDILRGETRTPEFLANVNANGRIPVLQIDEGDQARFLPESNAACWYLASGSDLIPQDRFAQADMLRWMFFEQYNHEPNVATLRFWMKFVGEENLSPEQRAQIGSKKVAGHAALALMDEQLASRAFLTGETASLADIALFAYTHVADEAGIALDEFGNITSWIKRIEGLPGFIPMES, encoded by the coding sequence GTGGCTGAAACTTACACGCTTCATGAATATTCGCGCAGCGGCAATTGTTACAAGATCAAGCTGACTGCCGCGCTGCTGGGCGTGCCTCTCGAATGCCGCGAATACGACATCCTGCGCGGCGAGACCCGCACCCCCGAATTTCTTGCCAATGTGAATGCCAATGGCCGCATTCCGGTTCTGCAGATTGATGAGGGAGATCAGGCGCGTTTCCTGCCCGAAAGCAATGCGGCGTGCTGGTATCTTGCGAGCGGATCGGACCTCATCCCGCAAGATCGCTTTGCTCAGGCCGACATGCTGCGCTGGATGTTCTTCGAACAATACAACCACGAACCCAATGTCGCGACCTTGCGGTTCTGGATGAAGTTTGTGGGTGAAGAGAACCTCTCTCCCGAGCAGCGTGCGCAAATCGGCAGCAAGAAGGTGGCGGGGCACGCCGCGCTTGCGCTGATGGATGAACAACTTGCAAGCCGCGCCTTTCTCACTGGCGAAACGGCGAGCCTCGCTGATATCGCGCTCTTTGCTTACACCCATGTCGCCGATGAAGCCGGGATTGCGCTTGACGAGTTCGGCAACATCACAAGCTGGATCAAGCGGATCGAAGGCCTGCCGGGCTTCATTCCGATGGAAAGCTGA
- a CDS encoding M23 family metallopeptidase, which produces MDTPSDHPDRNPGANDAGRDDGRARTRDHRVDAETARELAPYFQNSKKYAPPSKQAQVKRQVLARVRGWGERYDEWKLSASAWLEGLDLAPDLAENIGSRRWFRGLGTMVALAALALAFWPNLTPLEARSAMPEGEEIRDEFRSQMIMPLALGGDSGRRMGPTEDVIPLASAPERPQIERLATLAPGDSFASMLRRAGVSARDIGEVSALIGGAMPLSEIEPGTQIDLVLGRRPDSDSPRPLDALKFRARFDLELEIGRQNADAETGQGGVLSLARNVIRVDDTPLRVRGNVGSSLYRSMRAAGVPASAVQDYLRVLDDQIDMDREVRSSDEFDIIIAYRRAATGERQAGKLLYAGIDRAGEPRTQLMRWGSNDRFFEASGVGEQRRGLVAPVPGPISSRYGMRRHPILGYRRMHSGMDFRARHGTPIVAVTDGRVTSAGRAGGCGIAVRLDHGGGLQTRYCHMSRMAVRRGQDVRRGQVIGYVGSTGLSTGPHLHYEMYRSGRAINPASVDFVTRSVLSGTELLDFRRQLLQLREIEPGAALEDLEPLPSETEEPLREIEKIDIARRSN; this is translated from the coding sequence TTGGACACGCCAAGCGACCATCCGGACAGAAATCCCGGCGCAAATGATGCGGGCCGGGACGATGGGCGTGCACGCACACGGGATCACCGCGTCGATGCCGAAACCGCGCGCGAACTTGCCCCTTATTTCCAGAACTCCAAGAAATACGCGCCGCCATCCAAACAGGCGCAGGTCAAACGTCAGGTGCTCGCCCGCGTGCGCGGGTGGGGCGAGCGTTATGACGAATGGAAGCTGAGCGCCTCGGCGTGGCTCGAAGGTCTCGATCTTGCCCCCGATCTGGCCGAGAATATCGGGAGCCGCCGCTGGTTCCGCGGGCTGGGCACTATGGTGGCATTGGCAGCACTCGCGCTGGCATTCTGGCCCAACCTGACCCCGCTCGAGGCCCGCTCGGCGATGCCCGAGGGCGAGGAAATCCGCGACGAATTTCGCAGCCAGATGATTATGCCGCTGGCGCTGGGCGGCGATAGTGGCCGCCGGATGGGGCCAACCGAGGACGTGATTCCATTGGCAAGCGCGCCCGAGCGTCCGCAGATCGAGCGGCTGGCAACGCTCGCCCCGGGAGACAGCTTTGCCAGCATGCTGCGCCGTGCAGGCGTTTCAGCGCGCGATATCGGCGAGGTCAGCGCTCTGATCGGCGGGGCAATGCCACTGTCCGAGATTGAGCCCGGCACCCAGATTGACCTCGTTCTGGGCCGCCGTCCCGACAGCGATTCCCCGCGCCCGCTCGATGCGCTGAAGTTCCGCGCGCGTTTCGATCTCGAGCTAGAGATCGGGCGTCAGAATGCTGATGCGGAAACCGGGCAGGGCGGAGTGCTCTCGCTTGCCCGCAATGTGATCCGCGTTGACGACACGCCCTTGCGGGTGCGCGGCAATGTCGGATCGAGTCTTTACCGTTCCATGCGCGCTGCGGGCGTTCCGGCGAGCGCGGTGCAGGACTATCTGCGCGTGCTCGACGACCAGATCGATATGGACCGCGAAGTGCGTTCTTCGGACGAGTTCGACATCATCATCGCCTATCGCCGCGCTGCAACGGGCGAGCGGCAGGCGGGCAAGCTGCTCTATGCCGGCATCGATCGTGCAGGCGAGCCGCGCACGCAATTGATGCGTTGGGGCTCGAATGACCGGTTTTTCGAGGCATCGGGCGTGGGCGAGCAACGCCGCGGGCTGGTCGCTCCGGTTCCGGGGCCAATTTCCTCGCGCTACGGGATGCGCCGCCATCCGATCCTTGGTTATCGGCGGATGCATTCGGGAATGGATTTCCGCGCGCGTCATGGCACGCCGATCGTTGCCGTGACCGATGGCCGCGTGACCTCTGCGGGGCGCGCGGGCGGCTGCGGGATCGCCGTGCGGCTGGACCATGGCGGCGGATTGCAGACGCGCTATTGCCATATGAGCCGCATGGCTGTTCGGCGCGGTCAGGACGTGCGGCGGGGACAGGTGATCGGCTATGTCGGGTCAACCGGCCTGTCGACCGGCCCGCACCTTCATTATGAAATGTATCGCAGCGGACGCGCGATCAATCCGGCGAGCGTCGATTTCGTCACGCGTTCGGTGCTTTCGGGCACCGAATTGCTCGATTTCCGTCGCCAGCTGCTCCAGTTGCGCGAGATCGAGCCGGGCGCTGCGCTCGAAGATCTCGAACCGCTTCCGAGCGAAACAGAAGAGCCCTTGCGCGAGATCGAGAAGATCGACATCGCGCGCCGATCGAATTGA
- the clpA gene encoding ATP-dependent Clp protease ATP-binding subunit ClpA, which produces MPSFAQNLERTLHNALAHASERRHEYATLEHLLLALIDDEDGAQVMAACGVDLAELGEVVKQYLDQEYQSLKTEEEADPQPTAGFQRVIQRAILHVQSSGKDTVTGANVLVALFSERDSYAVYFLQQQDMSRLDAVSYISHGIGKGGRQLESNAPQGNEEGAPAEAEVTKDGGKTKETALDQFTVNLNKKAEDGRIDPLIGRGPEVDRTVQILCRRSKNNPLYVGDPGVGKTAIAEGLARKIVEGDVPEVLADAVIYSLDMGALLAGTRYRGDFEERLKQVVTELEAMPDAILFIDEIHTVIGAGATSGGAMDASNLLKPALSSGTIRCVGSTTYKEFRNHFEKDRALLRRFQKIDVNEPTIEDTIKILKGLRTAFEEHHNVKYTPDALKTAVELSARYINDRKLPDKAIDVIDEVGAMQMLVPPSRRKKKITAREIEAVVATMARIPPKSVSKDDKKALENLERDLKHVVFGQDEAIHRLSTAMKLSRAGLRDPDKPIGSFLFSGPTGVGKTEVARQLASIMGIELKRFDMSEYMERHSVSRLIGAPPGYVGYDQGGLLTDAVDQNPHCVLLLDEIEKAHPDLFNILLQVMDNGRLTDHHGKTVDFRNVVLIMTTNAGAAAMATQGIGFGDVSKEDAGSEAVKKMFTPEFRNRLDAIVPFAYLGKSTVARVVDKFILELELQLAEQNVHIQFDSDARNWLADKGYDKLYGARPMGRLLQDKIKQPLAEELLFGKLTDGGEVHVSIKDGKPSFELTPAPPKAKPKRKTAGKKKPAAKKATPKDDPKGDAKPEESGSDKES; this is translated from the coding sequence ATGCCCAGTTTCGCCCAAAACCTCGAACGCACCCTCCACAACGCGCTCGCCCATGCGTCAGAGCGACGCCACGAATATGCCACGCTCGAGCACCTTCTGCTCGCGCTGATCGATGATGAGGACGGCGCGCAGGTCATGGCGGCTTGCGGCGTCGACCTTGCCGAACTGGGCGAGGTGGTGAAGCAATATCTCGACCAGGAATACCAGTCGCTCAAGACCGAGGAAGAGGCCGATCCGCAGCCGACAGCGGGATTCCAGCGGGTGATCCAGCGCGCGATCCTGCACGTCCAGTCCTCCGGCAAGGACACGGTGACGGGCGCGAATGTGCTGGTGGCGCTGTTCTCCGAGCGCGATTCCTACGCGGTCTATTTCCTCCAGCAGCAGGATATGAGCCGGTTGGATGCGGTGAGCTATATCAGCCACGGTATCGGCAAAGGCGGACGCCAACTTGAATCGAATGCCCCGCAAGGCAATGAAGAAGGCGCTCCTGCCGAGGCTGAGGTCACTAAAGATGGTGGCAAGACCAAGGAAACCGCGCTCGACCAGTTTACCGTCAACCTCAACAAGAAGGCCGAAGACGGGCGGATCGATCCGCTCATCGGCCGCGGCCCCGAGGTTGACCGCACGGTGCAGATTCTGTGCCGCCGGTCAAAGAACAACCCGCTCTATGTCGGCGATCCCGGCGTCGGCAAAACCGCGATTGCCGAAGGGCTGGCGCGCAAAATCGTCGAAGGCGATGTGCCCGAAGTGCTCGCTGATGCGGTGATCTATTCGCTCGATATGGGCGCATTGCTGGCTGGCACGCGCTATCGCGGCGACTTCGAGGAGCGGCTTAAACAGGTTGTGACCGAGCTTGAAGCGATGCCCGACGCGATCCTCTTCATCGACGAGATCCACACGGTTATCGGAGCTGGTGCAACGAGCGGCGGGGCGATGGATGCTTCCAATCTGCTCAAACCTGCGCTGTCGAGCGGGACGATCCGCTGCGTCGGTTCGACCACCTACAAGGAATTCCGCAATCACTTCGAGAAGGATCGCGCATTGCTGCGCCGTTTCCAGAAGATCGATGTGAACGAGCCGACGATCGAGGATACGATCAAAATCCTCAAAGGGCTGCGCACCGCCTTTGAAGAGCATCACAATGTGAAATACACGCCCGACGCGCTCAAAACGGCGGTCGAGCTGTCGGCGCGCTATATCAATGACCGCAAGCTGCCCGACAAAGCGATCGACGTGATCGACGAGGTCGGCGCGATGCAGATGCTGGTCCCGCCCAGCCGCCGCAAGAAGAAGATCACCGCCAGGGAAATCGAAGCGGTCGTCGCGACCATGGCACGCATCCCGCCGAAATCGGTCAGCAAGGACGACAAGAAGGCGCTCGAGAATCTGGAGCGTGATCTGAAGCACGTTGTCTTCGGTCAGGACGAGGCGATCCACCGCCTGTCGACCGCGATGAAGCTGAGCCGTGCTGGCCTGCGCGATCCGGACAAGCCGATTGGCTCGTTCCTGTTCAGCGGACCCACCGGCGTCGGCAAAACCGAAGTCGCGCGTCAGCTGGCCTCGATCATGGGGATCGAGCTCAAGCGCTTCGACATGTCCGAATATATGGAGCGCCACAGCGTTTCGCGTCTGATCGGCGCGCCTCCGGGCTATGTTGGATACGATCAGGGCGGTCTGCTCACCGATGCGGTGGATCAGAACCCGCATTGCGTGCTGCTGCTCGACGAAATCGAAAAGGCACACCCTGACCTGTTCAACATCCTGCTTCAGGTGATGGATAATGGCCGCCTGACCGATCACCACGGCAAGACGGTCGATTTCCGCAATGTCGTCCTCATCATGACGACCAATGCCGGCGCTGCCGCAATGGCGACGCAGGGCATCGGCTTTGGCGATGTCTCGAAAGAAGATGCGGGCAGCGAAGCGGTGAAGAAGATGTTCACGCCGGAGTTCCGCAACCGTCTCGATGCGATTGTGCCCTTCGCCTATCTCGGCAAGAGCACCGTTGCCCGCGTGGTCGACAAGTTCATTCTCGAACTCGAACTCCAGCTCGCTGAACAGAACGTCCACATCCAGTTCGACAGCGATGCGCGCAATTGGCTCGCGGATAAGGGCTATGACAAGCTCTACGGCGCGCGCCCGATGGGCCGGTTGTTGCAGGACAAGATCAAGCAGCCGCTCGCCGAGGAGCTGTTGTTCGGCAAGCTCACCGATGGCGGCGAGGTTCATGTCAGCATCAAGGACGGCAAGCCGAGTTTCGAACTCACGCCCGCGCCGCCCAAGGCCAAACCCAAGCGCAAGACGGCAGGTAAGAAAAAGCCTGCTGCCAAGAAAGCTACGCCCAAAGATGACCCCAAGGGCGACGCGAAGCCCGAGGAATCAGGCAGCGATAAGGAAAGCTGA
- the hemB gene encoding porphobilinogen synthase — protein sequence MTGSYPNTRLRRTRATGWSRALHRETLITPADLIWPLFVTEGDGVEDPVVSLPGVSRWSVDGIVARAKEAVELGIPVVALFPNTQSDRRSDDGAEALNPDNLMCRAIRAIKDACGDDIGVLTDVALDPYTSHGQDGLLDAKGYVTNDDTVAVLVDQAINQAEAGADIIAPSDMMDGRIHAIRMALEMGGHHNVQIMSYAAKYASAFYGPFRDAVGSGDLLKGDKKSYQMDPANADEALREVELDLGEGADSVMVKPGLAYLDIIYRVKQRFGVPVFAYQVSGEYAMIEAAESVGAGDRDALLMEKLLAFKRAGCSGVLTYHAAHAARLLNG from the coding sequence ATGACCGGAAGCTATCCCAACACCCGCCTGCGCCGCACCCGCGCGACTGGATGGAGCCGTGCGCTCCACCGCGAAACCCTGATCACACCTGCCGACCTGATCTGGCCGCTTTTCGTGACCGAAGGCGATGGGGTGGAGGACCCGGTTGTAAGCTTGCCGGGTGTCTCTCGCTGGTCGGTTGACGGGATTGTCGCACGCGCAAAGGAAGCAGTCGAACTCGGCATTCCGGTGGTCGCGCTTTTCCCCAACACGCAGAGTGATCGTCGCTCCGATGACGGAGCTGAAGCGCTCAATCCGGACAATTTGATGTGCCGCGCCATCCGCGCGATCAAGGATGCATGCGGCGATGATATCGGCGTTCTCACCGATGTCGCGCTCGACCCATACACGTCGCATGGTCAGGACGGCCTGCTCGATGCCAAAGGCTACGTCACCAATGACGACACGGTCGCGGTGCTGGTCGATCAGGCGATCAATCAGGCTGAGGCGGGCGCGGACATTATCGCCCCGTCAGACATGATGGATGGCCGTATCCACGCGATCCGCATGGCGCTTGAAATGGGCGGGCATCACAACGTCCAGATCATGAGCTACGCCGCCAAATATGCGAGCGCGTTCTACGGACCGTTCCGCGACGCGGTCGGATCGGGCGACCTGCTGAAGGGTGACAAGAAAAGCTACCAGATGGATCCGGCCAATGCGGATGAGGCGCTGCGCGAGGTCGAGCTGGATCTGGGCGAAGGCGCGGACAGCGTGATGGTCAAGCCGGGCCTCGCCTATCTCGACATCATCTACCGCGTGAAGCAGCGCTTTGGCGTGCCGGTCTTCGCCTATCAGGTGTCTGGCGAATACGCGATGATTGAGGCCGCGGAATCGGTCGGCGCCGGGGATCGCGACGCGTTGCTGATGGAGAAGCTGCTGGCCTTCAAACGCGCCGGTTGTTCGGGCGTGCTGACCTATCACGCAGCGCATGCTGCGCGCCTGCTCAATGGCTGA
- a CDS encoding GNAT family N-acetyltransferase, which yields MADFHHETARLILRDWREDDWEEFWAGTNTPAVMRWLGGVCDSEKREAAQDRLLSYKRDHGHTFWALERKQDGAILGFCGLKRCNQEGGPIGMMEAGWRLREDAWGQGYAKEAAIASLDLAFDRFGADEVIALTVEGNAGSWGLMRRLGMQRREDLDFENSDFDPGNPVIIVYSIGRDSWERHRG from the coding sequence ATGGCTGACTTTCATCATGAGACCGCGCGCCTGATCCTGCGCGATTGGCGCGAGGATGATTGGGAAGAATTCTGGGCGGGCACCAACACACCTGCGGTGATGCGATGGCTGGGCGGCGTGTGCGATTCCGAAAAGCGCGAGGCTGCGCAGGACCGCTTGCTTTCATACAAGCGCGATCACGGACACACTTTCTGGGCGCTCGAACGCAAGCAAGATGGCGCAATCCTCGGCTTTTGCGGCCTCAAACGCTGCAATCAGGAGGGCGGTCCGATCGGTATGATGGAGGCCGGTTGGCGGCTGCGCGAGGATGCCTGGGGGCAGGGCTATGCCAAAGAGGCGGCAATTGCTTCGCTCGACCTCGCCTTTGACCGCTTCGGTGCCGATGAAGTTATCGCGCTCACGGTTGAGGGCAATGCGGGCAGCTGGGGCCTGATGCGGCGGCTCGGCATGCAGCGGCGCGAGGATCTTGATTTCGAGAACAGCGACTTCGATCCCGGCAATCCCGTGATCATTGTCTATTCGATAGGTCGCGATAGCTGGGAGCGTCATCGTGGGTGA